In the Streptomyces sp. SJL17-4 genome, CGAGCACCCGGCCGCCGTCCTTGCGGAGCAGCGCCAGCTCGTGGACCTGCCGGCCGGGGCCCTTCATGGCCCCCATCAGCCGCCGCAGGGTCTCCTCGGCGTCGGCGCTGCGCGCCGCCCAGCCCTCGAACCCGCGCCGCCCGACCGCCTCGGCGGCGGACCAGCCGAGGATCCGCTCGGCCTCGCGGTTCCAGTGCGTGACCATCCCGTCGGCGTCGAACGCGCAGAGCGCCGCGTCCATCCCGTCGAGCAGCGCGGCCAGCAGATCGGCCCCCGCCCCGGGAACGGAAGCGGTCGCGCTCGCGGACCCCGTGAAAGCACTCATCCCGGCACCCCCCATGCTGCCGCCATTCAACTGGAACGTGACGCAGAGCACATCACCTTCACCGAAATCGTTGCATCGCGGAACGCATTCCGATACGGGTGCGGGGAGTGGGTACGCCACAGGCATGTGCGCCGGTCAGCGCACCGGGCACGCCGGTCAGGGCGCCAGCCGCTCCACGCGCCAGGTCTCGCCCTCGGCGCCGTCGGGGCCGCTCTCGCGGACGTACCGCAGCCGGTCGTGGAGCCGGTTCTCGTGTCCCTGCCAGAACTCGACCGCGTCCGGGACGACCCGGACGCCGCCCCACTCCGGCGGGACCGGCACCTGCGCGTCGGCGGGGTGGCGGGCGGCGAGCTCCGCGTACCGGGCGAGGAGTTCCGCGCGCGAGCCGATCACCGAGGACTGCGGGCTCGCCCAGGCGCCCAGTTGGGATCCGTGCGGGCGGGTCCGGAAGTAGGCGACCGTCTCGTCGCGGCCGATGCGCTCCGCGCGGCCCGTGACGATCACCTGGCGGGCCAGCGGGTGCCAGGGGAAGAGCAGCGAGGCGTACGGGTTGGCCGCCAGCTCCCTGCCCTTGCGGGAGTCGTAGTTGGTGAAGAAGACGAAGCCGGTCCGGTCGTAGTGCTTCAGGAGCACCGTGCGCGAGGACGGGCGGCCGTCGGGGGTCGCCGTGGAGACGATCATCGCGTTCGGCTCGTGGATCGCCGGATTCGCGGCGGTCTCCTTGAACCAGCGGGTGAACTGCGCGATCGGTTCGGGCGCGAGGTCGGCGGCCGACAGTTCGGTGGTGCGGTACTGCTCGCGCATGTCCGCGGGATCCAGGGCGTCGTTCACAGGATCGGTCACGGGGCCATCCTGCCGCAGCGCCTCAGTTTGCCCGGCACCGCGTGCCGCCAATCCTTACTCGCCGGATCGGCGCAGTGTGCCGGATGTCACGCTTCCCCGCATCATCGGAACCGTACAGACTCTTGGGCTGGACGACTGTTGAATCCCCACCATCGACCACCACTCAATTGATCGATCATCGATAGAGGAGCCGCCTGATGTCCGACTTCGTACCCGGGCTCGAGGGAGTCGTCGCGTTCGAGACGGAGATCGCCGAACCCGACAAGGAAGGCGGCGCGCTCCGCTACCGCGGCGTCGACATCGAGGACCTGGTCGGTCACGTGTCGTTCGGCAACGTCTGGGGGCTGCTCGTCGACGGCGCCTTCAA is a window encoding:
- the pdxH gene encoding pyridoxamine 5'-phosphate oxidase, whose protein sequence is MREQYRTTELSAADLAPEPIAQFTRWFKETAANPAIHEPNAMIVSTATPDGRPSSRTVLLKHYDRTGFVFFTNYDSRKGRELAANPYASLLFPWHPLARQVIVTGRAERIGRDETVAYFRTRPHGSQLGAWASPQSSVIGSRAELLARYAELAARHPADAQVPVPPEWGGVRVVPDAVEFWQGHENRLHDRLRYVRESGPDGAEGETWRVERLAP